The following proteins are encoded in a genomic region of Penaeus chinensis breed Huanghai No. 1 chromosome 10, ASM1920278v2, whole genome shotgun sequence:
- the LOC125029665 gene encoding uncharacterized protein LOC125029665: MKTIFTACLVAILLAQIEGHPISYEYQNTNNHDIQKRHVQSVGGAEQNGEEQKVGDHVIQKRHVQIAGNSRQDEDEQNIGDHIIQKRDVQEVAGRAKQDSNIQEAYSREGNYAVQGKNFQKVVASDEGGPIIQFHQDAKTAGCKGGNCANRMNEVEGE, encoded by the exons ATGAAGACGATTTTTACTGCCTGTCTTGTTGCCATTCTGTTGGCCCAA AttgaaggtcatccaatcagctATGAGTACCAG AATACAAACAACCACGACATCCAAAAACGACATGTGCAG TCCGTTGGCGGTGCTGAACAAAACGGTGAAGAACAG AAAGTCGGTGACCATGTGATCCAAAAGAGACACGTTCAG ATCGCTGGCAATAGCAGGCAGGATGAGGACGAGCAG AACATAGGTGACCATATAATCCAGAAGCGAGATGTTCAG GAAGTGGCAGGCCGGGCCAAGCAGGACAGCAATATTCAGGAGGCCTACAGTCGTGAGGGCAACTACGCCGTTCAGGGCAAGAATTTCCAGAAGGTCGTAGCCAGTGACGAAGGAGGCCCCATCATACAG TTCCATCAAGATGCAAAGACGGCTGGCTGCAAAGGCGGGAACTGCGCCAACCGAATGAACGAGGTGGAAGGAGAATAA